One segment of Dolichospermum sp. DET69 DNA contains the following:
- a CDS encoding rubredoxin — MSEKAEEAVETPELDRYECRSCGYVYEPEKGDDRNDIPAGTLFEQLPTNWRCPVCVAKKTVFANIGPAGTASGFKENLGYGLGVNTMTPNQKNILIFGALALGFLFFLSLYGLQ; from the coding sequence ATGAGTGAAAAAGCTGAAGAAGCTGTGGAAACTCCAGAGTTAGACCGCTATGAGTGTCGCTCTTGCGGTTACGTTTATGAACCTGAAAAGGGAGACGACAGGAATGATATTCCCGCAGGAACACTTTTTGAACAGCTACCTACAAATTGGCGTTGTCCCGTTTGTGTAGCTAAAAAAACTGTTTTTGCAAATATTGGACCAGCGGGTACTGCGTCTGGTTTTAAGGAAAACCTAGGTTACGGTTTAGGTGTTAATACAATGACACCAAACCAAAAGAACATTTTGATTTTTGGGGCTTTGGCTCTGGGATTCTTGTTTTTTTTGAGTCTTTACGGACTACAGTAA
- a CDS encoding NAD(P)H-quinone oxidoreductase subunit 3, producing MFVLSGYEYLLGFFILCSLVPALALSASKILRPSGNSLERRTTYECGLEPIGGAWIQFNIRYYMFALVFVVFDVETVFLYPWAVAFNRLGLLAFIEALVFISILIIALVYAWRKGALEWS from the coding sequence GTGTTTGTTCTTAGCGGTTACGAGTACCTTCTAGGCTTTTTTATTCTGTGTAGCCTAGTTCCAGCCCTAGCACTGTCAGCCTCAAAAATTCTTAGACCCAGTGGGAACAGTCTAGAAAGACGCACTACCTACGAATGCGGACTAGAACCCATTGGCGGAGCTTGGATTCAGTTCAACATTCGTTACTATATGTTTGCTCTGGTCTTCGTTGTTTTTGACGTAGAAACAGTATTTTTGTATCCTTGGGCAGTTGCTTTTAACCGTTTGGGTTTATTGGCATTCATTGAAGCCCTGGTCTTTATTTCAATTCTCATCATCGCCTTAGTTTACGCATGGCGTAAAGGAGCTTTAGAATGGTCCTAA